One part of the Aricia agestis chromosome Z, ilAriAges1.1, whole genome shotgun sequence genome encodes these proteins:
- the LOC121739014 gene encoding probable cytochrome P450 303a1 has product MWITVFIAVALVCLFLFLNTVKPKKFPPGPKWLPILGSAYEVNKVRTKTGYLYKAVKILSEKYCDNGPVIGIKIGKDRIVMVNSLEANREMLYNEDIDGRPKGIFYQTRTWGERRGLLLTDGELWKEQRKFLMKHLREFGFGRQGMGNIAFREAGFMVEDMNEAISKNGGPVVMEMHNFFNTYILNTLWTMMAGLRYKPDDPNMIILQNLLFDLFASIDMCGCPFSHFPILCLLAPNASGYNYFMKTHKRIWKFLRDEIARHKNRFDFNNEDKDFMDAYIRVLKEHGEINTYSEGQLVAICMDMFMAGTETTSKSMSFCFSYLVREQEVQKKAQEEIDRVVGRGRKPQLDDRPNMPYNEAIMHECVRHFMGRTFGVPHRALRDTTLAGYNIPAETMVLSNYTNILLDPVLYPDPYAFKPERFLVDGKISLPDHYFPFGISKHRCLGDVLAKCNIFLFTTSLLQSFSILPAPGEPMPSLDHVDGATPSAAPFKALIIPRIVAS; this is encoded by the exons ATGTGGATTACAGTGTTTATAGCAGTAGCCCTAGTCTGCCTCTTCCTTTTCCTGAACACGgtaaaaccaaaaaaatttcCACCCGGACCGAAATGGCTTCCCATATTGGGCAGCGCATACGAAGTCAATAAGGTTCGAACCAAAACTGGGTACCTGTACAAAGCTGTGAAAATCCTGTCAGAAAAGTATTGCGATAACGGACCAGTCATCGGTATAAAGATTGGCAAGGATCGCATCGTTATGGTCAACTCTTTGGAAGCGAACAGAGAGATGCTTTATAACGAAGATATCGACGGCAGGCCCAAGGGAATATTCTATCAGACACGTACTTGGGGCGAAAGGAGAGGGCTGCTTCTTACCGACGGCGAGCTATGGAAGGAGCAGAGGAAGTTTCTGATGAAGCACCTGCGAGAATTCGGCTTCGGAAGACAGGGGATGGGGAATATCGCGTTCCGCGAGGCCGGCTTCATGGTCGAGGACATGAACGAGGCGATCAGCAAGAACGGCGGGCCAGTCGTTATGGAAATGCACAATTTCTTCAACACGTACATCCTGAACACTCTTTGGACGATGATGGCGGGACTGCGGTACAAGCCGGACGACCCCAACATGATAATCCTTCAAAATCTGTTGTTCGATCTGTTCGCATCGATCGACATGTGTGGCTGTCCGTTCAGCCACTTCCCGATTCTGTGCCTCCTCGCACCGAACGCCTCCGGATACAACTACTTCATGAAAACGCATAAGAGGATTTGGAAGTTCCTTCGCGACGAGATAGCGAGGCACAAAAACCGTTTCGACTTTAACAACGAAGATAAAGATTTTATGGACGCTTATATTAGAGTGCTGAAAGAGCATGGAGAGATCAACACGTACTCGGAGGGTCAGCTAGTGGCTATCTGCATGGACATGTTCATGGCCGGTACGGAGACGACCAGTAAAAGTATGAGCTTTTGTTTTAGTTACCTCGTGAGGGAGCAAGAAGTACAGAAGAAAGCTCAGGAGGAAATTGACAGAGTTGTGGGAAGAGGCAGAAAACCTCAGCTGGATGATAGACCAAA TATGCCGTACAACGAAGCCATAATGCACGAGTGTGTGCGCCATTTCATGGGCAGAACGTTTGGAGTGCCTCATAGAGCTCTGAGGGACACTACGCTTGCTGGATACAACATACCTGCT gAAACAATGGTGTTGAGCAACTACACCAACATCCTGCTGGATCCAGTTCTCTACCCCGATCCGTACGCCTTCAAGCCTGAACGATTCCTCGTTGACGGGAAGATTTCCTTGCCTGACCACTACTTCCCCTTCGGTATCAGCAAGCACAGGTGTTTGGGGGATGTGCTAGCAAAATGTAATATCTTCTTGTTTACTACATCTTTGCTACAAAGTTTCTCCATACTGCCGGCTCCGGGAGAACCTATGCCGTCTCTGGATCACGTCGATGGTGCCACGCCATCTGCAGCGCCATTCAAAGCTTTGATAATACCTAGA ATTgttgctag